In Methanobacteriaceae archaeon, the following proteins share a genomic window:
- a CDS encoding glutamate decarboxylase produces the protein MLSKKKNLKKMKKSEREVASTFGSRYFSESIPKYEISEEGMPPRAAYQLIHEELNLDGNPALNLASFVTTWMEPEADKLIMESMGKNFIDNDEYPQTSKIQDRVINMLARLFNAPYECKSIGTSAIGSSEAIMLGLLAHKWTWKNRRKAEGKPFDKPNIVMGADVHTVWEKFALYFDVELRLIPLAKDTYIVTAEEVAKQIDENTICVGTVIGTTFTGQMDPINEINDLLMDIKEKKRWDIPIHVDGASGGFIAPFIYPDLSWDFRLEQVRSINVSGHKYGLVYPGVGWLVFKDKTDLPEELIFKVNYLGGLMPNYSLNFSKGSSTIVAQYYNFLRLGKSGYKDIMENMLQNCKHLAGKLEKSGKFEIINKEVMFPLVAVGLKDADFTVFQLSEKLREKGWIIPAYTLPENAQDVAVLRMVIKENFGRDMVDSLLDDIMEAYEYLEKQKISNHKERENPTLLY, from the coding sequence GTGTTATCTAAGAAAAAAAATCTTAAAAAGATGAAGAAATCTGAGAGAGAAGTAGCTAGTACTTTTGGGAGCCGTTATTTTTCGGAATCCATACCTAAATATGAAATTAGTGAAGAAGGAATGCCTCCCCGTGCAGCATACCAATTAATACATGAAGAATTAAATTTAGATGGTAATCCAGCCCTCAATTTGGCCAGTTTCGTCACTACCTGGATGGAACCCGAGGCAGACAAATTAATAATGGAAAGTATGGGAAAAAACTTTATTGATAATGATGAATACCCTCAAACTTCTAAAATCCAAGATAGGGTTATTAATATGCTGGCTCGGCTTTTTAACGCACCTTATGAATGTAAATCTATTGGTACCAGTGCCATAGGCTCCTCTGAGGCCATTATGCTGGGTCTTCTGGCCCACAAATGGACCTGGAAAAATCGCAGAAAAGCGGAAGGAAAACCCTTTGATAAGCCAAATATTGTAATGGGGGCGGATGTACACACTGTTTGGGAAAAATTTGCACTGTATTTCGACGTGGAGCTTCGTTTAATTCCTTTGGCAAAGGATACATATATTGTAACGGCCGAAGAAGTAGCCAAACAAATAGATGAAAATACCATATGTGTGGGTACGGTAATTGGAACAACATTCACTGGCCAAATGGATCCTATTAATGAAATTAATGACCTTTTAATGGATATAAAAGAAAAAAAAAGATGGGACATACCCATACATGTTGATGGTGCCAGTGGAGGATTTATAGCTCCTTTTATTTACCCTGATCTTTCATGGGATTTTCGCTTGGAACAAGTACGCTCTATAAATGTTTCAGGCCATAAATATGGTCTGGTATATCCTGGAGTAGGTTGGTTAGTATTTAAAGATAAAACTGATCTCCCAGAAGAGCTAATTTTCAAGGTAAACTATTTGGGGGGACTCATGCCTAATTATTCTCTCAATTTTTCCAAAGGAAGCAGCACCATTGTGGCCCAATACTATAATTTCCTTAGGCTGGGCAAAAGCGGATATAAAGATATAATGGAAAACATGCTTCAAAACTGCAAGCATCTGGCCGGAAAATTAGAGAAATCAGGCAAATTTGAAATTATTAACAAAGAAGTTATGTTTCCACTAGTGGCTGTTGGCCTTAAAGATGCAGATTTCACGGTTTTTCAACTTTCAGAAAAATTAAGGGAGAAAGGTTGGATAATTCCGGCTTATACCTTACCTGAAAATGCACAGGATGTGGCCGTACTGAGAATGGTCATAAAAGAAAACTTTGGTAGAGACATGGTCGATTCTCTTTTAGATGATATAATGGAGGCCTATGAGTATTTGGAAAAACAAAAAATTAGTAACCATAAAGAAAGGGAGAATCCAACTCTATTATATTAA